The following coding sequences lie in one Arachis ipaensis cultivar K30076 chromosome B03, Araip1.1, whole genome shotgun sequence genomic window:
- the LOC107631913 gene encoding DEAD-box ATP-dependent RNA helicase 17 isoform X2, producing MGMKKSEKDSKKVMENKKNEKKDVGSAASNATIENDSVFASCSFSSLGLRPSLCDELREKLGFEVPTLVQAQAIPVILAGRHALINAATGTGKTVAYLAPLIHHLQNYDTCIQRSDGTFALVLVPTRELCLQVYEILQKLLHRFHWIVPGYVMGGENRSKEKARLRKGISILIATPGRLLDHLKNTSSFLYTKLRWIIFDEADRILELGFGQDIQEILHLLGSRKAANDNKESTVPRNSEFQRQNLLFSATLNEKVNHLAKISLHNPVMIGLEGKTRKPISTIESINPSESDEEDEVKYSSKIPTIVDYKIPTQLIQRYVRVPCGSRLAVLLSILKHLFERDTSQKVVVFFSTCDAVDFHHSLLSEFHFSTDPQTKERVIQMFLGCQTFRLHGNMEHEDRRSTFQAFKTEKSALLLSTDVSARGLDFPKVRCIIQYDSPGEATEYVHRVGRTARLGERGESLLFLQPVEIDYLQDLEKHGVSLAEYPLLKVLDNFTLHGHNKQVKKSIFIDLHPWVLCLQKALESFIISKPKMDELARKGFCSWVRAYTAHRGELKRIFMIKKLHLGHVAKSFALKQQPSLVGQSFQKQNKKRKRFEKKNGLSKKRKVARVT from the exons atggGGATGAAGAAGAGTGAAAAAGACAGCAAAAAAGTGAtggaaaataagaagaatgagaagaaagATGTTGGCAGTGCTGCCAGCAATGCAACCATAGAAAATGACAGCGTTTTTGCTTCTTGCTCCTTCTCTAGCCTTGGCCTTCGCCCTTCCTTATGCGATGAACTGCGTG AAAAATTGGGATTCGAGGTTCCAACTCTGGTGCAAGCTCAAGCCATTCCTGTTATTCTCGCTGGCCGTCATGC ACTTATTAATGCTGCCACAGGCACAGGGAAGACAGTTGCCTACTTAGCTCCACTTATTCATCACTTGCAGAATTATGATACTTGCATACAACGCTCTGATGGAACATTTG CGTTGGTTCTTGTACCGACGCGTGAGCTATGTTTGCAGGTTTATGAAATTCTTCAAAAGCTATTGCATCGATTCCATTGGATTGTTCCCGGGTATGTTATGGGTGGTGAAAATAGATCAAAGGAGAAAGCTAGGCTACGCAAAG GCATATCAATTCTTATAGCAACACCTGGGCGCCTTTTAGATCATTTGAAGAATACATCATCATTCTTGTACACAAAATTGCGCTGGATAATTTTTGATGAAGCTGATAG GATTTTGGAATTAGGATTTGGACAAGATATACAGGAAATACTACATCTTTTGGGTTCAAGGAAAGCAGCAAATGATAACAAGGAGAGTACAGTTCCAAGAAACTCTGAATTTCAAAGGCAGAATTTGCTTTTTTCTGCCACCTTAAATGAGAAAGTGAACCATCTTGCTAAAATAAGTTTACACAATCCAGTGATGATTGGTCTTGAGGGTAAAACAAGAAAACCAATATCAACAATTGAAAGCATTAATCCTTCAGAGTCTGATGAAGAAGACGAAGTCAAGTATTCCAGTAAAATACCAACAATTGTAGATTATAAAATCCCCACACAGTTAATTCAGAGATACGTGAGAG TGCCTTGTGGTTCTCGgcttgctgttcttctttcaaTTCTAAAGCATCTTTTTGAAAGAGACACTTCACAAAAG GTTGTGGTATTCTTTTCGACATGTGATGCGGTAGACTTTCACCATTCGCTACTAAGTGAGTTCCACTTCTCGACTGATCCTCAAACAAAAGAAAGGGTCATACAGATGTTTCTTGGATGCCAAACTTTTCGATTGCATGGTAATATGGAACATGAAGACCGGAGATCTACTTTTCAGGCTTTTAAAACTGAGAAATCTGCTTTGCTTTTGTCCACTGATGTTTCTGCTAGAGGCCTGGATTTTCCTAAGGTTCGATGCATCATACAGTATGATTCTCCTGGGGAAGCTACTGAATATGTGCACAG AGTTGGTAGAACTGCTCGTCTGGGTGAAAGGGGAGAGTCCTTGTTATTTCTGCAACCAGTTGAAATAGATTATTTACAGGACTTGGAGAAACATGGTGTTTCACTAGCAGAGTATCCTCTTCTCAAAGTGTTGGATAATTTTACATTACACGGACATAACAAACAAGTAAAGAAGTCTATTTTCATTGACTTGCATCCTTGGGTCCTTTGTCTCCAGAAGGCACTCGAGTCATTCATCATTTCCAAG CCCAAGATGGATGAACTTGCTAGGAAGGGATTTTGCTCTTGGGTCCGTGCTTACACAGCACATCGTGGTGAGCTGAAAAGAATATTTATGATCAAGAAACTTCACTTGGGGCACGTGGCCAAAAGCTTTGCGTTGAAACAACAACCATCCTTAGTTGGACAATCCTTCCAAAAGCAAAATAAGAAGAGAAAGAGATTTGAGAAAAAAAATGGGCTATCGAAAAAGAGAAAAGTTGCTAGAGTGACTTAG
- the LOC107631913 gene encoding DEAD-box ATP-dependent RNA helicase 17 isoform X1 — translation MGMKKSEKDSKKVMENKKNEKKDVGSAASNATIENDSVFASCSFSSLGLRPSLCDELREFICFLLIEKLGFEVPTLVQAQAIPVILAGRHALINAATGTGKTVAYLAPLIHHLQNYDTCIQRSDGTFALVLVPTRELCLQVYEILQKLLHRFHWIVPGYVMGGENRSKEKARLRKGISILIATPGRLLDHLKNTSSFLYTKLRWIIFDEADRILELGFGQDIQEILHLLGSRKAANDNKESTVPRNSEFQRQNLLFSATLNEKVNHLAKISLHNPVMIGLEGKTRKPISTIESINPSESDEEDEVKYSSKIPTIVDYKIPTQLIQRYVRVPCGSRLAVLLSILKHLFERDTSQKVVVFFSTCDAVDFHHSLLSEFHFSTDPQTKERVIQMFLGCQTFRLHGNMEHEDRRSTFQAFKTEKSALLLSTDVSARGLDFPKVRCIIQYDSPGEATEYVHRVGRTARLGERGESLLFLQPVEIDYLQDLEKHGVSLAEYPLLKVLDNFTLHGHNKQVKKSIFIDLHPWVLCLQKALESFIISKPKMDELARKGFCSWVRAYTAHRGELKRIFMIKKLHLGHVAKSFALKQQPSLVGQSFQKQNKKRKRFEKKNGLSKKRKVARVT, via the exons atggGGATGAAGAAGAGTGAAAAAGACAGCAAAAAAGTGAtggaaaataagaagaatgagaagaaagATGTTGGCAGTGCTGCCAGCAATGCAACCATAGAAAATGACAGCGTTTTTGCTTCTTGCTCCTTCTCTAGCCTTGGCCTTCGCCCTTCCTTATGCGATGAACTGCGTG AGTTTATATGTTTTTTGTTGATAGAAAAATTGGGATTCGAGGTTCCAACTCTGGTGCAAGCTCAAGCCATTCCTGTTATTCTCGCTGGCCGTCATGC ACTTATTAATGCTGCCACAGGCACAGGGAAGACAGTTGCCTACTTAGCTCCACTTATTCATCACTTGCAGAATTATGATACTTGCATACAACGCTCTGATGGAACATTTG CGTTGGTTCTTGTACCGACGCGTGAGCTATGTTTGCAGGTTTATGAAATTCTTCAAAAGCTATTGCATCGATTCCATTGGATTGTTCCCGGGTATGTTATGGGTGGTGAAAATAGATCAAAGGAGAAAGCTAGGCTACGCAAAG GCATATCAATTCTTATAGCAACACCTGGGCGCCTTTTAGATCATTTGAAGAATACATCATCATTCTTGTACACAAAATTGCGCTGGATAATTTTTGATGAAGCTGATAG GATTTTGGAATTAGGATTTGGACAAGATATACAGGAAATACTACATCTTTTGGGTTCAAGGAAAGCAGCAAATGATAACAAGGAGAGTACAGTTCCAAGAAACTCTGAATTTCAAAGGCAGAATTTGCTTTTTTCTGCCACCTTAAATGAGAAAGTGAACCATCTTGCTAAAATAAGTTTACACAATCCAGTGATGATTGGTCTTGAGGGTAAAACAAGAAAACCAATATCAACAATTGAAAGCATTAATCCTTCAGAGTCTGATGAAGAAGACGAAGTCAAGTATTCCAGTAAAATACCAACAATTGTAGATTATAAAATCCCCACACAGTTAATTCAGAGATACGTGAGAG TGCCTTGTGGTTCTCGgcttgctgttcttctttcaaTTCTAAAGCATCTTTTTGAAAGAGACACTTCACAAAAG GTTGTGGTATTCTTTTCGACATGTGATGCGGTAGACTTTCACCATTCGCTACTAAGTGAGTTCCACTTCTCGACTGATCCTCAAACAAAAGAAAGGGTCATACAGATGTTTCTTGGATGCCAAACTTTTCGATTGCATGGTAATATGGAACATGAAGACCGGAGATCTACTTTTCAGGCTTTTAAAACTGAGAAATCTGCTTTGCTTTTGTCCACTGATGTTTCTGCTAGAGGCCTGGATTTTCCTAAGGTTCGATGCATCATACAGTATGATTCTCCTGGGGAAGCTACTGAATATGTGCACAG AGTTGGTAGAACTGCTCGTCTGGGTGAAAGGGGAGAGTCCTTGTTATTTCTGCAACCAGTTGAAATAGATTATTTACAGGACTTGGAGAAACATGGTGTTTCACTAGCAGAGTATCCTCTTCTCAAAGTGTTGGATAATTTTACATTACACGGACATAACAAACAAGTAAAGAAGTCTATTTTCATTGACTTGCATCCTTGGGTCCTTTGTCTCCAGAAGGCACTCGAGTCATTCATCATTTCCAAG CCCAAGATGGATGAACTTGCTAGGAAGGGATTTTGCTCTTGGGTCCGTGCTTACACAGCACATCGTGGTGAGCTGAAAAGAATATTTATGATCAAGAAACTTCACTTGGGGCACGTGGCCAAAAGCTTTGCGTTGAAACAACAACCATCCTTAGTTGGACAATCCTTCCAAAAGCAAAATAAGAAGAGAAAGAGATTTGAGAAAAAAAATGGGCTATCGAAAAAGAGAAAAGTTGCTAGAGTGACTTAG
- the LOC107631913 gene encoding DEAD-box ATP-dependent RNA helicase 17 isoform X3 — translation MILAYNALMEHLVYEILQKLLHRFHWIVPGYVMGGENRSKEKARLRKGISILIATPGRLLDHLKNTSSFLYTKLRWIIFDEADRILELGFGQDIQEILHLLGSRKAANDNKESTVPRNSEFQRQNLLFSATLNEKVNHLAKISLHNPVMIGLEGKTRKPISTIESINPSESDEEDEVKYSSKIPTIVDYKIPTQLIQRYVRVPCGSRLAVLLSILKHLFERDTSQKVVVFFSTCDAVDFHHSLLSEFHFSTDPQTKERVIQMFLGCQTFRLHGNMEHEDRRSTFQAFKTEKSALLLSTDVSARGLDFPKVRCIIQYDSPGEATEYVHRVGRTARLGERGESLLFLQPVEIDYLQDLEKHGVSLAEYPLLKVLDNFTLHGHNKQVKKSIFIDLHPWVLCLQKALESFIISKPKMDELARKGFCSWVRAYTAHRGELKRIFMIKKLHLGHVAKSFALKQQPSLVGQSFQKQNKKRKRFEKKNGLSKKRKVARVT, via the exons ATGATACTTGCATACAACGCTCTGATGGAACATTTG GTTTATGAAATTCTTCAAAAGCTATTGCATCGATTCCATTGGATTGTTCCCGGGTATGTTATGGGTGGTGAAAATAGATCAAAGGAGAAAGCTAGGCTACGCAAAG GCATATCAATTCTTATAGCAACACCTGGGCGCCTTTTAGATCATTTGAAGAATACATCATCATTCTTGTACACAAAATTGCGCTGGATAATTTTTGATGAAGCTGATAG GATTTTGGAATTAGGATTTGGACAAGATATACAGGAAATACTACATCTTTTGGGTTCAAGGAAAGCAGCAAATGATAACAAGGAGAGTACAGTTCCAAGAAACTCTGAATTTCAAAGGCAGAATTTGCTTTTTTCTGCCACCTTAAATGAGAAAGTGAACCATCTTGCTAAAATAAGTTTACACAATCCAGTGATGATTGGTCTTGAGGGTAAAACAAGAAAACCAATATCAACAATTGAAAGCATTAATCCTTCAGAGTCTGATGAAGAAGACGAAGTCAAGTATTCCAGTAAAATACCAACAATTGTAGATTATAAAATCCCCACACAGTTAATTCAGAGATACGTGAGAG TGCCTTGTGGTTCTCGgcttgctgttcttctttcaaTTCTAAAGCATCTTTTTGAAAGAGACACTTCACAAAAG GTTGTGGTATTCTTTTCGACATGTGATGCGGTAGACTTTCACCATTCGCTACTAAGTGAGTTCCACTTCTCGACTGATCCTCAAACAAAAGAAAGGGTCATACAGATGTTTCTTGGATGCCAAACTTTTCGATTGCATGGTAATATGGAACATGAAGACCGGAGATCTACTTTTCAGGCTTTTAAAACTGAGAAATCTGCTTTGCTTTTGTCCACTGATGTTTCTGCTAGAGGCCTGGATTTTCCTAAGGTTCGATGCATCATACAGTATGATTCTCCTGGGGAAGCTACTGAATATGTGCACAG AGTTGGTAGAACTGCTCGTCTGGGTGAAAGGGGAGAGTCCTTGTTATTTCTGCAACCAGTTGAAATAGATTATTTACAGGACTTGGAGAAACATGGTGTTTCACTAGCAGAGTATCCTCTTCTCAAAGTGTTGGATAATTTTACATTACACGGACATAACAAACAAGTAAAGAAGTCTATTTTCATTGACTTGCATCCTTGGGTCCTTTGTCTCCAGAAGGCACTCGAGTCATTCATCATTTCCAAG CCCAAGATGGATGAACTTGCTAGGAAGGGATTTTGCTCTTGGGTCCGTGCTTACACAGCACATCGTGGTGAGCTGAAAAGAATATTTATGATCAAGAAACTTCACTTGGGGCACGTGGCCAAAAGCTTTGCGTTGAAACAACAACCATCCTTAGTTGGACAATCCTTCCAAAAGCAAAATAAGAAGAGAAAGAGATTTGAGAAAAAAAATGGGCTATCGAAAAAGAGAAAAGTTGCTAGAGTGACTTAG